GACGATTGGAATGGGGTTTGCCTGGCGCTATGCCAGCCAAATCTGGCCCGTCAGCCACTGGTTCGGCGACGGTCTGGTGATTCTGGCGATGATAATCTGGGGGCTGCTGACGCTGGCGTTTATCACGCGCCTGATCCGCTTTCCGCACAGCGTGATCGCTGAGATTCGCCATCCGGTGATGAGCAGTTTTGTCAGCCTGTTTCCCGCCACCACGATGCTGGTGGCGATTGGCTTTGTACCGTGGTGTCGTCCGCTGGCGATTGGCCTGTTTGGCATCGGGGTGGTCATTCAACTGGTTTATGCCGCGTGGCAGACCGCCGGACTGTGGCGCGGTTCGCATCCACAGGAGGCGACAACACCCGGACTCTACTTACCAACGGTCGCTAACAACTTCATCAGCGCGATGGCCTGCGGCGCATTAGGCTATACCGATGCCGGACTGGTCTTTTTAGGGGCTGGCGTTTTTTCCTGGCTGAGCCTGGAGCCGGTGATTTTGCAGCGTTTGCGCAGTGCCGGTGAATTACCTGCTGCTTTGCGGACTTCGCTTGGGATCCAACTGGCTCCCGCACTGGTGGCCTGTAGCGCCTGGTTGAGCGTCAACGGGGGCGTGGGCGACACGCTGGCGAAAATGTTATTTGGTTACGGCCTGCTGCAACTTCTGTTTATGCTCCGCCTGATGCCCTGGTATCTGTCGCAACCGTTTAACGCCTCGTTCTGGAGTTTCTCGTTCGGCGTGTCGGCGCTGGCGACCACGGGGTTGCATCTCGGCCACGCCAGCACCGCTGGCTTTTTTCACACGCTGGCGGTGCCGCTGTTCATCTTTACCAATGTTATCATCGCATTATTGCTGGTACGTACGTTCGCACTGCTGATGCAGGGAAAACTGCTCATTCGCACAGCGCGCACGGCATTACTGAAATCTGAGGATAAGAAATGACCCTTCGTGACGAAAATTACTTCACTGAAAAATACGACTTAACCCGCACGCATTCTGAAGTTCTGGAGGCGGTGAGGGTCGTCAAACCGGGAAAAACGCTGGATCTGGGCTGTGGCAATGGCCGCAACAGTCTGTATCTGGCGGCGAAGGGTTATGACGTGACCGCGTGGGATAAAAACCCGATGAGCATTGCCAACGTCGAGCGGATCAAAGCGGCTGAAGGGCTGGGCAATCTCCAGGCGAAAGTCGTGGATCTCAACGCCCTGACGTTTGAGGGTGAATATGATTTTATTCTCTCCACCGTGGTACTGATGTTCCTGGAAGCCAAAACAATTCCGGGTTTAATTGACAATATGCAGCGTTGCACAAAGCCCGGTGGTTATAACCTGATCGTTGCCGCCATGGATACCGCGGATTTTCCATGCACCGTGGGTTTCCCGTTTGCTTTTAAAGAAGGGGAACTTCGTCGTTATTACGAAGGCTGGGAATTACTGAAATATAATGAAGATGTCGGTGAGCTGCATCGTACTGATGCTAATGGCAATCGAATCAGGCTACGTTTTGCCACGCTGCTGGCACGTAAAACAGCCTAAGTAGATAGTCCGCTAACCCCCTCAGCGCCCGGCCTTTTTCGCAAAATGGGCGCTCTGAAAAAAAGTGGATGGCATCCCATTTTTTATCCAACGCAGATGATTTCCCTTTGCTACTATTTCAATTGCATAATTGCATATTCTAAGGGATCGTTTCATGCGTACTCATACTTTATTTAAAGTTGCAGTGCTTACGGGTTTACTGGCCTTATCCGGCTGTGCATCAAAAGTCACACAGCCAGATAAATATTCTGGTTTTTTAAAAGACTACTCAGGTCTTAAGGAAACAAAATCCGCTACCGGGCATCCGGTATTACGTTGGGTCGATCCCAGCTACAGCGAAACCAAATATGACAACATTGTCTGGAATCCCATAACCTATTATCCGACACCGAAACCGACCACTCAGGTCGGTCAGAAAGTGCTCGATCAACTGCTGAATTATACCAATACAAAACTGAAAACTGCCGTCGGTCAACGTAAGCCGCTGGTGACCACGCCAGGGCCGCGTAGCCTGATTTTCCGCGGGGCGATCACCGGGGTGGATACCAGTAAAGAAGGGCTGCAATTCTATGAAGTGGTGCCTGTGGCGCTGGTGGTTGCTGGTACGCAAATGGCAACCGGTCACCGTACTATGGACACCCATCTCTACTTTGAAGGCGAGCTAATCGATGCGGCGACCAATAAGCCGGTGATTAAAGTCGTTCGTCAGGGCGAAGGTAAAGACCTGAACAACCAGAGCACGCCGATGGCGTTTGAGAACCTGAAACAGGTTGTGGATGACATGGCGACGGATGCCACCATGTTTGACATAAACCGGAAATGATTTTGATGCGCCATCGTTCTGATGGCGCGTTTTTCTATGCCATCCGGCGGCGTAAAAGCGCCGGTGGGCGGGCAAACATCACCAGATTTCCTACCAGAATCAGAACCAGCCCAGCCACCGCATTCATCTGCCAGCTATAGCCTTCGTAAACCGTAGAAAATGACAGCGCCACCAGCGGAAATAGCAGCGTACTGTACGCGGCATTGCTCGGGCCAATTCTCCCCACCAGCGTAAAGTAAGCGCCGAAGGCGACAACCGATCCGAAAACGGCCAGATACAGCAGGGCGCCGAGATAGCTGAAAGTCCACTGCGGGGTGAAATCATCCCCACGCACAAGTGCAATTGTCGCAATCAACAGTGTGCCATACAGCATGGCCCAACTGTTGGTGGTCATCACTTCCAGACCTTTCTTCTGATGGCGGAGGCTGATCATATTTCCCAGTGAAAAACCAAACGTTCCCAGCGCGCTCAGACCAATCCCCAGCAGCAACGATCCGCTAAAGCCGCTGCTCATCAGATCGTGCCAGAAGAGGGTGACAATACCGGTAAGCCCCAGCGCGGCGGCGCAATAAAAGCGCAGGGGGGGTTTTTGCCCAAAGAAGAAGAAACTGTTCACCGCGTTGAACAGAACCGCCATGGAGAAAATCACCGACTCCAGTCCCGTATTGATCCAGGCCGCCGCAGTGTAAAAACACCAGAAGTTGAAACAGAAGACGCAACTCCCTTGCAGCAGGCAGAACAGATGGTCG
The DNA window shown above is from Citrobacter farmeri and carries:
- a CDS encoding DMT family transporter, whose protein sequence is MNALLYCLVVVIWGTTWIAIYLQQGPVAAPVSIFWRFAVATALMMVIMLARGKLRSLSLRDHLFCLLQGSCVFCFNFWCFYTAAAWINTGLESVIFSMAVLFNAVNSFFFFGQKPPLRFYCAAALGLTGIVTLFWHDLMSSGFSGSLLLGIGLSALGTFGFSLGNMISLRHQKKGLEVMTTNSWAMLYGTLLIATIALVRGDDFTPQWTFSYLGALLYLAVFGSVVAFGAYFTLVGRIGPSNAAYSTLLFPLVALSFSTVYEGYSWQMNAVAGLVLILVGNLVMFARPPALLRRRMA
- a CDS encoding DUF3313 domain-containing protein → MRTHTLFKVAVLTGLLALSGCASKVTQPDKYSGFLKDYSGLKETKSATGHPVLRWVDPSYSETKYDNIVWNPITYYPTPKPTTQVGQKVLDQLLNYTNTKLKTAVGQRKPLVTTPGPRSLIFRGAITGVDTSKEGLQFYEVVPVALVVAGTQMATGHRTMDTHLYFEGELIDAATNKPVIKVVRQGEGKDLNNQSTPMAFENLKQVVDDMATDATMFDINRK
- the tehA gene encoding dicarboxylate transporter/tellurite-resistance protein TehA, translating into MSNSKSNDRVLNLPAGYFGMVLGTIGMGFAWRYASQIWPVSHWFGDGLVILAMIIWGLLTLAFITRLIRFPHSVIAEIRHPVMSSFVSLFPATTMLVAIGFVPWCRPLAIGLFGIGVVIQLVYAAWQTAGLWRGSHPQEATTPGLYLPTVANNFISAMACGALGYTDAGLVFLGAGVFSWLSLEPVILQRLRSAGELPAALRTSLGIQLAPALVACSAWLSVNGGVGDTLAKMLFGYGLLQLLFMLRLMPWYLSQPFNASFWSFSFGVSALATTGLHLGHASTAGFFHTLAVPLFIFTNVIIALLLVRTFALLMQGKLLIRTARTALLKSEDKK
- the tehB gene encoding tellurite resistance methyltransferase TehB; translated protein: MTLRDENYFTEKYDLTRTHSEVLEAVRVVKPGKTLDLGCGNGRNSLYLAAKGYDVTAWDKNPMSIANVERIKAAEGLGNLQAKVVDLNALTFEGEYDFILSTVVLMFLEAKTIPGLIDNMQRCTKPGGYNLIVAAMDTADFPCTVGFPFAFKEGELRRYYEGWELLKYNEDVGELHRTDANGNRIRLRFATLLARKTA